A section of the Clostridium felsineum DSM 794 genome encodes:
- a CDS encoding amino acid permease, with the protein MKNVFKTKSISSLINETKGEKSLKKVLGAFELTMLGIGAIVGAGIFVITGEAAANFSGPALILSFIISAFACGFAALCYAEFSSIIPVAGSAYTYGYAALGEIWAWIIGWDLVLEYTVAIGTVAIGWSGYADSILKSLGVNLPNALLKSPFEGGVVNLPAVIVLLAIGLLLIKGVSESAKLNSIIVVIKLVVIVLFIVLAAGHIKTSNWHPFMPNGWGGVFAGAASVFFAYIGFDAVSTAAEEVKDAKRDLPKGIIFSLLICTVLYIIVSLVLTGVVPYFKFKGVSAPVAFALQQIGINWGAALVSVGALFGLTSVLLVMMFGQTRIFFAMSRDGLLPKFLGAVNTKTKTPITSTVIVSIAAAIIAGFLPIGIVSELTNIGTLAAFIIVSLGVIFLRRKRPDIKRPFKCPLVPVVPILAALFCGYLILQLTTATKIRFVVWFALGLIVYFLYGSKHSTMNTEAEEQAS; encoded by the coding sequence ATGAAAAATGTTTTTAAAACGAAATCTATTAGCTCATTAATCAATGAAACAAAAGGGGAAAAATCTCTAAAGAAAGTTTTAGGTGCTTTTGAACTTACTATGCTTGGAATCGGCGCAATAGTAGGTGCAGGTATTTTTGTTATAACCGGTGAAGCAGCGGCTAACTTTTCTGGACCAGCACTTATATTGTCATTTATAATATCTGCCTTTGCTTGTGGTTTTGCTGCACTTTGTTATGCCGAATTCTCTTCAATTATCCCAGTAGCAGGAAGTGCTTATACTTACGGATATGCCGCACTTGGTGAGATATGGGCATGGATTATAGGTTGGGATCTAGTTCTAGAATATACTGTTGCAATTGGTACTGTTGCTATTGGATGGTCTGGCTATGCTGATAGCATTTTAAAAAGCTTAGGTGTCAACTTACCAAATGCTTTATTGAAATCACCTTTTGAAGGTGGAGTTGTTAATTTGCCAGCTGTAATTGTGCTTTTAGCAATAGGATTACTTTTAATCAAGGGAGTAAGTGAAAGTGCAAAATTAAATAGCATAATAGTTGTTATAAAATTAGTGGTTATTGTGTTATTTATAGTTTTAGCAGCTGGCCATATAAAAACCTCTAACTGGCATCCATTTATGCCTAATGGCTGGGGTGGTGTATTTGCAGGAGCTGCATCTGTATTCTTTGCATATATTGGCTTTGATGCCGTTTCAACAGCTGCTGAAGAAGTTAAAGATGCAAAACGTGATCTTCCAAAAGGAATAATTTTTTCGTTACTAATATGTACAGTATTATATATTATAGTATCCTTGGTTTTAACAGGTGTTGTACCATACTTTAAGTTTAAAGGTGTTTCTGCACCAGTAGCCTTTGCACTTCAACAAATAGGAATTAATTGGGGAGCTGCTTTAGTTTCTGTAGGCGCACTCTTTGGTTTAACCTCGGTTTTACTTGTCATGATGTTCGGACAAACAAGAATATTCTTTGCCATGTCAAGAGATGGACTTCTTCCTAAGTTTTTAGGAGCTGTTAATACAAAGACAAAAACTCCAATAACAAGCACTGTAATAGTTTCTATAGCTGCAGCAATTATAGCTGGCTTCTTACCTATCGGAATAGTCTCAGAGCTTACCAATATTGGTACACTCGCAGCCTTTATAATAGTTTCTCTCGGTGTAATATTCTTAAGAAGAAAAAGACCTGATATAAAAAGACCTTTTAAATGTCCATTAGTTCCAGTAGTTCCAATTTTAGCAGCTTTATTTTGTGGATATTTAATATTACAACTTACTACAGCAACAAAAATTAGATTTGTGGTTTGGTTTGCATTAGGGTTAATTGTATATTTCTTATATGGATCAAAGCATAGCACCATGAATACTGAAGCTGAAGAACAGGCATCTTAA
- a CDS encoding T7SS effector LXG polymorphic toxin, with protein sequence MSNTELYYDALTDLSVRIAAGIKNRTQPLDELNQAMTQLSQTDAIKGNAANAMKAYINEVHMTLIQTLELLLNNYEMTLGKYVKGYLEVDSSESFKLVKEDFDAHVRNLSSHRSDFTSIGDKLKAISDEAEDILSLGGAGSKRLFNVVSEMDSMKKTVSNLDDSWNKYENGYKEFDQVQDLIAQTKALLKSTLSVPRGYSYSAGSFSKLISKDFVNAFEANVKYAQNKDNQKEFKKDWDRICKDYTTDQKRMTEEKQKEANQHKGAWEVVFGVGAVVIGAAAIILTAGAATPLVAVAWTAGLSAGAYGVSNVFEGSQIMVTGADKAFNPLRDTIFQGNQGAYDTFGNVAVFVAGSVIPVGAALKAGQAVPRAIIAGVGRTTVTTAVGVGTNFVVAPIATSLAKSAGIDPVWANDIGTGTGFATSIFTAGKVYKGSGNLAKVVEVSDYENTLEPKLGKYVQDSFEGIGKEAQDNFNKYLRENIWCDETLSNAEKIDIMKANFDKLTPEQKINFNVSNEVKVLKNPNYSNWGEWPDIDWPDFPGLNKDTAKSVYNEATGKIEISSDLDRLGSPYGNNLGVVKDGYHCTQDERSICYIENEYARNGYKFDGTYYKDAIDAIKDFDIDNLEKPVNKINSIIEIQNKINGTNLSKVDAGDIVLWKDDYTKFQNNPNLIELCKEKGIDSTYGVMGKAEKWMVNGELITNGGAEQINTPVSVKTLEDIGLIKNIGGW encoded by the coding sequence ATGAGTAATACAGAACTATATTATGATGCACTCACTGACCTTTCCGTTAGGATTGCAGCGGGAATTAAAAATCGTACACAGCCACTTGACGAATTGAATCAGGCAATGACTCAATTAAGTCAAACTGATGCCATAAAAGGGAATGCAGCTAATGCAATGAAAGCCTATATTAATGAAGTACATATGACCTTGATTCAAACACTTGAGCTGCTACTTAACAATTATGAAATGACACTTGGCAAGTATGTCAAAGGTTATTTAGAGGTGGATAGCAGCGAGAGCTTCAAGCTAGTTAAGGAAGATTTTGATGCTCATGTGCGTAATCTGAGCTCACACCGCTCTGATTTTACTTCTATTGGGGATAAATTAAAAGCTATTTCAGATGAAGCGGAGGATATTCTATCACTAGGAGGCGCAGGCAGCAAACGTCTCTTCAATGTTGTGAGTGAGATGGATTCCATGAAAAAAACGGTGAGTAATCTTGACGATAGCTGGAATAAATACGAAAATGGATACAAAGAGTTTGATCAAGTTCAAGATTTAATTGCACAAACAAAAGCTCTTTTAAAGAGTACACTTTCGGTTCCACGTGGCTATTCCTATAGTGCAGGAAGCTTTAGCAAGCTTATAAGTAAGGATTTTGTTAATGCTTTTGAGGCTAATGTCAAGTATGCACAAAATAAGGATAATCAGAAAGAGTTTAAGAAGGATTGGGATAGAATTTGTAAGGACTACACTACTGACCAAAAACGAATGACTGAAGAAAAACAGAAGGAAGCGAATCAGCATAAAGGTGCTTGGGAGGTTGTATTTGGAGTTGGTGCAGTGGTAATAGGAGCAGCTGCAATTATTCTAACAGCTGGTGCAGCAACTCCTCTTGTGGCGGTGGCGTGGACAGCTGGTTTGAGTGCTGGAGCCTATGGGGTATCCAATGTTTTTGAAGGAAGTCAAATCATGGTTACAGGTGCAGATAAAGCTTTCAATCCACTGCGTGATACCATTTTTCAAGGAAATCAAGGTGCTTATGATACCTTTGGAAATGTGGCTGTATTTGTAGCTGGTTCAGTAATTCCTGTTGGAGCTGCATTGAAAGCAGGACAAGCGGTACCTAGAGCAATCATCGCAGGTGTGGGGCGAACAACTGTAACAACAGCTGTTGGTGTAGGAACTAACTTTGTGGTTGCACCTATAGCAACAAGTCTTGCTAAATCTGCGGGTATTGACCCAGTGTGGGCGAATGACATTGGTACTGGGACTGGTTTTGCTACATCAATATTTACAGCTGGTAAGGTATATAAAGGCAGTGGTAATTTGGCTAAAGTTGTGGAAGTAAGCGATTATGAAAATACTTTAGAACCTAAATTAGGAAAATATGTTCAAGATTCATTTGAAGGTATAGGAAAAGAAGCACAAGATAATTTTAATAAATATCTTAGAGAAAATATTTGGTGTGATGAAACCTTATCTAATGCAGAAAAAATTGATATTATGAAAGCTAATTTTGATAAGTTAACACCAGAACAAAAAATAAATTTTAATGTTTCAAATGAAGTAAAAGTATTGAAAAATCCTAATTATTCTAATTGGGGTGAATGGCCAGATATTGATTGGCCAGATTTTCCTGGATTAAATAAAGATACTGCAAAGAGTGTATATAATGAGGCTACTGGAAAAATAGAAATTTCTAGTGATTTAGATAGACTTGGTAGTCCTTATGGCAATAATTTAGGAGTTGTAAAAGATGGCTATCATTGTACGCAGGATGAACGTTCTATTTGTTATATTGAAAATGAATATGCAAGAAATGGTTATAAATTTGATGGAACATATTATAAGGATGCAATCGATGCTATAAAAGACTTTGATATTGATAATCTAGAAAAGCCTGTTAACAAAATAAATTCTATTATTGAAATACAAAATAAAATAAACGGAACAAACTTGAGTAAAGTAGATGCCGGAGATATTGTTTTATGGAAAGATGATTATACTAAATTTCAAAACAACCCTAATTTGATTGAGTTATGTAAAGAAAAAGGGATAGATTCTACTTATGGTGTTATGGGAAAAGCTGAGAAATGGATGGTGAATGGAGAATTAATTACAAATGGTGGTGCAGAACAAATCAATACACCAGTTTCAGTAAAAACTTTAGAGGATATTGGTTTAATTAAAAATATTGGAGGATGGTAA
- a CDS encoding YihY/virulence factor BrkB family protein, whose product MKKLLLNLISRFNEDDVLALGSQLAYDLVLAFFPFVIFLMTLVGHTSLNNNEIVGALSKIMPESAFNLIEATISEVITTRHSQLMSLSLLLTIWSASAGFNAVIKGLNKAYGVRETRNFIKVRLVSIMCTIGMAFVILTMMFLLVLGRIILNYIAYKLGFSYDIITLWIAIRYLIFVSTAIFIFTYLYRYAPCKRLNFIDVLPGAMFSTLNLIVVSLAFAYYVNNFANYSVIYGSIGAIIILLTWLFMVAVIVIFGGEINAVLSYRK is encoded by the coding sequence ATGAAAAAACTATTATTGAATTTGATTTCAAGATTTAATGAGGATGATGTCTTGGCTTTGGGTTCACAATTAGCTTATGATTTGGTTTTAGCATTTTTTCCTTTTGTGATTTTTCTTATGACACTTGTTGGACATACTTCTCTGAATAATAACGAAATAGTAGGGGCGCTTTCTAAAATAATGCCAGAGAGTGCATTTAATCTTATAGAAGCAACCATTTCAGAGGTTATAACTACAAGGCATAGTCAACTTATGTCCTTGAGTCTACTTCTCACAATATGGTCAGCCTCTGCCGGCTTTAATGCAGTTATAAAGGGACTAAATAAAGCTTATGGAGTGCGTGAAACCAGAAATTTTATTAAGGTTAGACTTGTTTCAATAATGTGTACTATAGGAATGGCATTTGTGATACTTACTATGATGTTTTTATTAGTATTAGGTCGCATTATATTAAATTACATAGCATATAAGTTGGGCTTTTCTTATGATATCATAACATTATGGATAGCTATTAGATATTTAATATTTGTATCTACTGCTATATTCATTTTTACGTATTTATATAGGTACGCCCCTTGTAAAAGGCTTAATTTCATAGATGTATTACCAGGAGCTATGTTTTCAACCCTGAATCTAATAGTTGTATCTCTTGCCTTTGCTTATTATGTAAATAATTTTGCCAATTATTCTGTTATTTATGGAAGTATAGGAGCCATAATAATCCTTTTAACTTGGTTATTTATGGTGGCGGTTATTGTGATATTTGGAGGAGAGATAAATGCAGTGCTAAGTTATAGAAAGTAA
- a CDS encoding histidine phosphatase family protein, which yields MGEVILYLMRHGETIINKAGRVQGWCDGVLTKEGIEVAEKVAEGLSDVEFKAAYSSDLGRAIKTAKIILSKNKKSKKLELKELPDLREVYCGKYEGDLQTVMLKDIVTYLKVSSIEEAIKTVPDFGRAYIDSCAAMDETNEAEDYDSLVARTNKAIAEIGEEASKNGGGNILVVVHGGMLRIVLSNLGYKNHIYDMENCSVSKVKYKDGKFEILSVNDSSYKNGK from the coding sequence ATGGGTGAAGTTATATTGTATTTAATGAGACATGGTGAAACAATAATAAATAAAGCAGGTAGAGTTCAAGGTTGGTGTGATGGAGTACTAACTAAAGAAGGGATAGAGGTAGCTGAGAAGGTAGCGGAAGGTCTTAGTGATGTTGAATTTAAGGCAGCATATAGCAGTGATTTAGGACGAGCTATTAAAACTGCTAAAATTATATTAAGTAAAAATAAAAAAAGCAAAAAGCTTGAGCTTAAGGAACTCCCAGATTTAAGAGAGGTATATTGTGGTAAGTATGAAGGGGATCTTCAAACAGTAATGCTAAAAGATATAGTAACATATTTAAAAGTAAGTTCTATAGAAGAAGCGATTAAAACAGTCCCTGATTTTGGACGAGCATATATAGATAGCTGTGCTGCAATGGATGAGACTAATGAAGCAGAGGATTATGATTCATTGGTAGCAAGAACAAATAAGGCTATAGCTGAAATAGGAGAAGAGGCTTCTAAAAATGGAGGCGGAAATATTCTTGTGGTAGTACATGGTGGAATGCTTAGGATAGTGCTTAGTAACTTAGGATATAAAAATCATATTTATGATATGGAGAATTGCAGTGTATCAAAGGTTAAGTATAAGGATGGAAAGTTTGAAATCCTATCTGTGAATGACAGCAGCTACAAAAATGGCAAATAG
- a CDS encoding ribonuclease H-like YkuK family protein, whose product MHSKTFGDVSIDQMVLRIKDFILKDKTHKYKITIGTDSQNKNLTKVVVVVAIHRIGFGGIFFYDIKQVHKISNVRQKIYYETALSLELASKVSHAFAEANIQEDIEIHADIGTNKKGKTYPLINEITGWISGEGYKYQIKPYSYTASCIADRLSK is encoded by the coding sequence ATGCATAGTAAAACTTTTGGCGACGTTTCTATAGACCAGATGGTATTGCGCATAAAAGATTTTATATTAAAAGATAAGACCCACAAATATAAAATTACTATAGGTACAGATTCCCAAAATAAAAACTTAACAAAAGTAGTGGTAGTTGTAGCAATCCACAGAATTGGCTTTGGTGGGATTTTCTTCTATGATATCAAACAAGTCCATAAAATTTCCAATGTAAGACAGAAAATATACTATGAAACAGCATTAAGCCTTGAACTAGCTTCCAAGGTATCTCATGCCTTTGCTGAAGCAAATATACAAGAAGATATTGAAATTCACGCTGATATAGGCACTAATAAAAAAGGTAAAACCTATCCCCTAATAAACGAAATTACAGGTTGGATATCAGGTGAAGGCTACAAATATCAAATTAAACCTTACTCCTACACCGCCTCCTGCATCGCTGATAGATTAAGCAAATAA
- a CDS encoding DUF6609 family protein — protein MESMLSKMKKLKFLNKRLCGIWLIWIGFIIFLGTLLGGKYLINPFIFSVGYALGYFSIFCTPLFRKHFSYGKHSKFQAKTSKLSVILLFVLMCLFSGRYFGVNNYRLIWLGALLATAIHFIPFSLVHGKLLLIMSIPLILTSLLGILDSNISFCYLAFIDAVIKILFGIILFISKKPTGTV, from the coding sequence ATGGAATCGATGTTATCTAAAATGAAAAAATTAAAATTTTTAAACAAACGTCTTTGTGGAATATGGCTTATTTGGATTGGCTTTATCATATTCTTGGGCACGCTTTTAGGTGGTAAATACCTAATAAATCCATTTATATTTTCAGTTGGATATGCACTAGGATACTTCTCCATTTTTTGCACACCACTTTTCAGAAAACATTTTTCTTATGGAAAACATTCAAAATTTCAAGCAAAGACGTCCAAGCTTTCTGTAATATTACTGTTTGTTCTCATGTGCCTATTTTCAGGTAGATATTTCGGAGTAAACAACTATAGACTAATATGGCTTGGAGCACTTTTGGCAACAGCTATTCATTTCATTCCATTTTCACTTGTTCATGGTAAACTATTATTAATTATGTCCATTCCCTTAATTCTAACTTCCTTATTAGGAATATTAGATTCAAATATAAGTTTTTGTTACTTAGCCTTCATAGATGCTGTCATTAAAATATTATTTGGAATCATTCTCTTTATATCTAAAAAGCCAACGGGAACAGTTTAA
- a CDS encoding RrF2 family transcriptional regulator: protein MQTKIAMEQAIYVIVILSYQKNRMPVKSRTLSNLLSVSDSYLKKILGQLVRVGILKSSANKNGGVYIEKELKEISFLDIFQAVEGEGSFFKNHELQNKVKIINKDDFVFKGLKTIGVFHNAEMQYKEVLRNFTMEDLLRGGDIDPFSIDLDEFMRGKDNIK from the coding sequence ATGCAGACTAAAATAGCAATGGAACAAGCTATATATGTAATCGTAATATTATCATATCAAAAAAATAGAATGCCAGTGAAAAGTAGAACTTTAAGCAATCTTTTATCTGTTTCGGATTCTTACTTGAAAAAAATTTTAGGTCAGTTAGTTCGCGTAGGTATTCTTAAATCATCTGCAAACAAAAATGGAGGAGTTTATATTGAAAAGGAACTAAAGGAAATATCATTTTTAGACATTTTTCAAGCAGTTGAAGGAGAAGGATCTTTTTTTAAAAATCATGAACTACAGAATAAAGTCAAAATAATTAATAAGGATGATTTTGTATTTAAAGGGCTTAAAACTATAGGAGTATTCCATAATGCAGAAATGCAGTACAAAGAAGTGCTTAGAAATTTTACAATGGAGGATCTGCTGCGAGGTGGAGATATTGATCCATTTTCCATAGATCTTGATGAATTTATGAGGGGTAAGGATAATATAAAATAA
- a CDS encoding thioester reductase domain-containing protein, whose translation MNYYVEKNQENFWNLLTENASTNGNNACFSFYDYSKKERQIIELTRNDLVEKSASVATMLKNNGAKKGDRVLIFSTQTADNILSIIGSILAGTIFTIIPLPENHSKVIRFLSVIESCTPKFILADTIFKDKINTILSELKEDKQYKSLIESLKVIYVNEYETNKSFTPEKLSLDDIVYIQYSSGSTSAPKGVMISYGNIISAINSALSILSKGRIFGWAPFFHNLGLVNLALAPVIKKSICAGIMSPEAFLEKPLRWFECISDFKAEITMAPNSVYESYPKLVPAKKLNNIDLSNLKTLINGSEIVSHSTLEKFANEYKDFGITIDKFLVGYGLSETTCTATCSDHYSEAQRMILDLDEYQNGKLVFANENTKNTIEFIGNGKAINTTTAKIVNPTTLKECSENEFGELWIKGPCIAQGYYKNKKATEETFKAKLEGYDGEFLRTGDLGIIKDGYAYITGRIKELIIINGVNIMPNDITVKLKDSMPELNSSVIVPFSILKDDKEKLVVISEIPNTLINANLGVLKNRINSCLLDYFEISAHYIGFVKKGELPRADNGKISILKTANLYKQGKLNLISLGNENTEKKTNKVIHYNTETEKTLGTIISNDFSYKVTRDENLLNLGMDSLQVLQLTTNIENTFDVSIPVAFIFENPTLDKIGEYIDKSLKGEDVSLLEKDKTYLYDEVKLDENIKAKEYETENPPMENVFVTGTTGFVGAYLIYSLINQTKSRIYCHVRAKNKEAGFTRLKENMEHYKLWKDEYREYIVPVIGNLEAPLLGIDEEEYKHLTEIVDTVYHNGALLNFVYPYERLKTTNVLSTVKTIEFSCTGKQKFYNYVSSYSAFDNPSHFGKVVPEDDPLKDCTGYFLPYSETKWVSENIIHVARERGLKASIFRPGEITGDNKNGIWKYGDSVSRTIKAMITTKTYPNIDMKVHMTQVDYIADAIVYISRQGKLYGKAYNLLNNVHIPSRKLGEIINECGYETKPLDYAVWKENLLKSDSEHPLKLLESLFKKAKKNPMENIECRYGEMEPILETSNTDEALKGTGITCPPIDKELISKYLKNFV comes from the coding sequence ATGAATTATTATGTTGAAAAAAATCAAGAAAACTTTTGGAATTTATTAACTGAAAATGCATCTACCAATGGAAATAATGCTTGTTTCAGCTTTTATGATTATTCAAAAAAAGAGAGACAAATAATTGAATTAACAAGAAATGATTTAGTTGAAAAATCAGCATCTGTAGCAACTATGTTAAAAAATAATGGTGCAAAAAAAGGGGATAGAGTATTAATTTTTTCTACACAAACAGCTGATAACATATTATCAATTATAGGTTCAATCTTAGCTGGAACAATATTCACAATAATACCACTACCAGAAAACCACAGTAAAGTTATTAGATTTTTATCTGTTATAGAATCTTGTACTCCTAAATTTATATTGGCTGACACAATATTTAAAGATAAAATAAACACTATTTTAAGTGAATTAAAAGAGGACAAGCAGTATAAGTCATTAATAGAGAGCTTAAAAGTAATTTATGTAAACGAATATGAAACAAATAAAAGTTTCACACCAGAAAAGTTATCATTAGATGATATTGTATATATTCAATACTCTTCTGGATCAACAAGTGCTCCAAAAGGAGTTATGATATCCTATGGAAATATAATAAGTGCTATCAACTCAGCTTTATCCATATTAAGTAAAGGTAGAATTTTTGGATGGGCTCCTTTCTTCCATAACTTAGGGCTTGTAAATCTAGCTTTAGCACCTGTTATCAAAAAAAGTATATGTGCGGGAATTATGTCTCCTGAAGCGTTTTTAGAAAAACCTTTAAGATGGTTTGAATGTATAAGTGATTTCAAAGCAGAAATTACTATGGCGCCTAATTCTGTCTATGAAAGCTATCCTAAATTAGTTCCTGCAAAAAAATTAAATAACATTGATTTATCAAACTTAAAAACATTAATAAATGGTTCTGAAATAGTTAGCCACTCAACACTCGAAAAATTCGCTAATGAATATAAGGATTTTGGAATTACTATTGATAAATTCTTAGTAGGTTATGGTCTATCTGAAACCACATGTACTGCTACTTGCAGTGACCACTACTCAGAAGCTCAAAGAATGATACTTGATCTAGATGAATATCAAAATGGTAAATTAGTTTTTGCAAATGAAAATACAAAAAATACAATTGAATTTATAGGTAACGGTAAAGCTATAAATACTACAACTGCAAAAATTGTTAACCCAACAACTTTAAAAGAATGTTCAGAAAATGAATTTGGAGAACTATGGATTAAAGGGCCTTGTATTGCTCAAGGTTATTACAAGAATAAAAAAGCAACAGAAGAAACCTTTAAAGCTAAACTTGAAGGCTATGATGGAGAATTTCTTCGTACAGGTGATTTAGGAATTATAAAAGATGGTTATGCTTATATTACAGGTCGTATAAAAGAACTTATAATTATAAATGGTGTAAATATAATGCCAAATGATATAACTGTAAAGTTAAAGGACTCTATGCCTGAATTAAATAGTTCTGTCATTGTTCCATTCTCAATATTAAAAGATGATAAGGAAAAATTAGTTGTTATTTCTGAAATACCAAATACACTTATAAATGCTAATTTAGGTGTACTAAAAAATAGAATAAATTCTTGTTTGCTAGATTACTTTGAAATATCTGCACATTACATTGGTTTTGTAAAGAAGGGTGAACTTCCAAGAGCTGATAATGGCAAAATATCCATATTAAAAACAGCCAACCTATATAAACAAGGAAAATTAAATTTAATAAGCTTAGGTAATGAAAATACAGAAAAGAAAACTAATAAGGTTATACACTACAATACCGAAACAGAAAAAACTTTAGGTACTATTATTAGTAATGATTTTTCTTACAAGGTTACAAGGGATGAAAACCTACTAAATTTAGGAATGGATTCATTGCAAGTACTACAGCTTACAACAAATATTGAAAACACTTTTGATGTATCCATACCCGTAGCTTTTATTTTTGAGAATCCTACTCTTGATAAAATAGGTGAGTATATTGATAAATCACTAAAGGGTGAAGATGTAAGCCTTCTAGAAAAGGATAAAACTTATTTATACGATGAAGTTAAATTAGACGAGAATATTAAAGCCAAAGAATATGAAACTGAAAATCCTCCTATGGAAAATGTATTTGTAACTGGAACTACTGGCTTTGTTGGTGCTTACTTAATTTACAGCTTAATTAATCAAACTAAATCAAGAATTTATTGCCACGTTAGAGCTAAAAATAAAGAAGCCGGATTTACAAGATTAAAAGAAAATATGGAACATTACAAACTATGGAAGGATGAATATAGAGAATATATTGTTCCTGTTATAGGAAACTTGGAAGCTCCTCTACTTGGCATTGACGAAGAAGAGTACAAACATTTAACTGAAATTGTAGATACTGTATATCATAATGGTGCACTACTTAACTTCGTATATCCATATGAAAGATTAAAAACTACAAATGTACTAAGCACAGTAAAAACTATTGAATTTTCTTGTACAGGGAAACAAAAATTTTATAACTATGTATCCTCCTATAGTGCCTTTGATAATCCTAGTCACTTTGGCAAAGTAGTACCTGAAGATGATCCTCTTAAAGATTGTACAGGATATTTCTTACCATATAGTGAAACAAAATGGGTATCAGAAAACATAATACATGTTGCAAGAGAAAGAGGTTTAAAAGCTTCAATATTCCGTCCTGGTGAAATAACTGGAGATAACAAAAATGGAATTTGGAAATATGGTGATTCTGTTAGTAGGACAATTAAAGCTATGATCACAACAAAAACTTATCCTAACATTGATATGAAAGTACACATGACTCAAGTAGATTACATTGCAGATGCTATAGTCTACATCTCAAGACAAGGGAAATTATACGGAAAAGCATATAACTTATTAAATAATGTACACATACCTTCTAGGAAACTTGGAGAAATAATTAATGAATGTGGCTACGAAACAAAACCTTTAGATTACGCTGTTTGGAAGGAGAATTTATTAAAATCAGATAGTGAACATCCTTTAAAATTATTAGAATCTCTTTTCAAAAAAGCTAAGAAAAATCCAATGGAAAATATAGAATGTAGATATGGCGAAATGGAACCAATTTTAGAGACTTCAAATACCGATGAAGCCCTAAAGGGAACTGGCATTACTTGCCCACCTATAGATAAAGAATTGATAAGCAAATACCTTAAAAATTTTGTTTAA
- a CDS encoding bacteriocin immunity protein: MSTSKELVHSLYNSISQSKKNGFEDIKEVLLKVYVKLDLSDEKNIPLMNRLVNYIYFTAYTEKLKFSSNEENLIKELSKIGKYAGLNGIYRGNYVDKSQF; the protein is encoded by the coding sequence ATGAGTACATCTAAGGAGTTAGTACATTCTTTATATAATAGTATTTCACAATCAAAAAAAAATGGTTTTGAGGATATTAAAGAAGTATTGTTAAAAGTTTATGTAAAACTAGATTTATCTGATGAAAAAAATATTCCTTTAATGAATAGATTAGTTAACTACATATATTTTACAGCTTATACAGAAAAGCTGAAATTTTCATCTAATGAAGAGAATCTTATAAAAGAGTTATCTAAAATAGGTAAATATGCTGGTTTAAATGGCATATATCGAGGAAATTATGTAGATAAATCTCAATTTTAA